In Mycolicibacterium phocaicum, one DNA window encodes the following:
- a CDS encoding HAD family hydrolase, with product MSAPNAGPITGPIAAIDADDTADAGAEKSNVGAFFDVDGTLVSGFIATVHAAHRFRQRQAAFGELTGILEATVRYKLRRMEFERLLVRAAGYLRGESLAEQEALGEQLFHSHVQARIFPTMREVVRAHQRSGHTVVLSSSALTMHVMPLARYLGVEHVICNHFTVDADGALTGDIVRPIVWGHRKAAAVEAFSQANQVDLQQSYFYADGDEDLPLMRVVGHPIPVNPRPGLAAEAERLGWTVVRAAAAPSARPGWLRRLTRR from the coding sequence ATGTCTGCGCCGAACGCCGGACCGATCACGGGGCCGATCGCTGCGATCGACGCCGATGACACCGCGGACGCCGGCGCGGAGAAGTCGAACGTCGGCGCGTTCTTCGACGTCGACGGCACGCTGGTGTCCGGTTTCATCGCGACCGTGCATGCCGCCCACCGGTTCCGGCAGCGGCAGGCGGCTTTCGGTGAGCTCACCGGAATTCTCGAGGCGACGGTGCGATACAAGTTGCGCCGCATGGAGTTCGAGCGCTTGCTGGTGCGCGCCGCCGGCTACCTGCGCGGCGAGTCCCTCGCCGAGCAGGAGGCACTCGGCGAGCAGCTGTTCCACAGCCACGTGCAGGCCAGGATTTTCCCGACCATGCGCGAGGTCGTGCGCGCCCACCAGCGGTCCGGCCACACGGTGGTGCTGAGTTCGTCGGCCCTGACCATGCATGTCATGCCGCTGGCCCGTTATCTCGGGGTCGAGCACGTCATCTGCAATCACTTCACCGTCGATGCCGACGGCGCCCTCACCGGCGACATCGTGCGGCCCATCGTCTGGGGCCACCGCAAGGCCGCCGCGGTCGAGGCGTTCAGCCAGGCGAATCAGGTTGACCTGCAACAGAGTTACTTCTACGCCGACGGCGACGAGGACCTGCCGCTGATGCGCGTCGTGGGGCACCCGATTCCGGTCAATCCGCGGCCCGGGCTGGCCGCCGAAGCGGAGCGACTCGGGTGGACGGTGGTCCGCGCGGCCGCCGCGCCCAGCGCTCGGCCGGGCTGGCTACGACGACTCACCCGTCGCTGA
- a CDS encoding nitronate monooxygenase, whose product MRTAICDQLGIEYPIFAFTHCRDVVVAVSKAGGFGVLGAVGFSPEQLEIELKWIDENIGDHPYGVDIVIPNKYEGMDQVDLDPDVLKKQLNALVPQEHLDFAKKLLADHGVPVDHSDDDALQLLGWTEATATPQVEVALQHPKCTLIANALGTPPKDMIDHIHAEGRKVAALCGSPSQARKHADAGVDIIIAQGGEAGGHSGEIGSIVLWPQVVKEVAPVPVLAAGGIGSGQQIAAALALGAQGAWTGSQWVMVEESEHSEQQHAAYAKASSKDTVRSRSFTGKPARMLRNDWTEAWEKEGNPKPLGMPLQYMVSGMAVAATHKYPNESVDVAFNPVGQVVGQFTKVEKTAAVIERWVQEYLEATGRLEELNEAASV is encoded by the coding sequence ATGCGTACCGCTATCTGCGACCAACTCGGCATCGAATACCCGATCTTCGCCTTCACCCACTGCCGCGACGTGGTCGTGGCCGTCAGCAAAGCCGGCGGCTTCGGCGTCCTGGGCGCGGTCGGCTTCTCCCCCGAACAGCTCGAGATCGAGCTGAAGTGGATCGACGAGAACATCGGCGACCACCCCTACGGCGTCGACATCGTCATCCCCAACAAGTACGAGGGCATGGATCAGGTCGACCTGGATCCCGACGTGCTCAAGAAGCAGCTCAACGCGCTGGTGCCGCAGGAGCACCTGGACTTCGCGAAGAAGCTCCTCGCCGACCACGGCGTGCCGGTCGACCACAGCGACGACGACGCCCTGCAGCTGCTCGGCTGGACCGAGGCCACCGCGACCCCGCAGGTCGAGGTCGCGCTGCAGCACCCGAAGTGCACGCTGATCGCCAACGCGCTGGGCACCCCGCCGAAGGACATGATCGACCACATCCATGCCGAGGGCCGCAAGGTCGCCGCGCTGTGCGGCTCGCCGTCGCAGGCCCGCAAGCACGCCGACGCGGGCGTCGACATCATCATCGCCCAGGGCGGCGAGGCCGGCGGGCACAGCGGTGAGATCGGCTCGATCGTGCTGTGGCCGCAGGTGGTCAAGGAGGTCGCGCCGGTGCCGGTGCTGGCCGCCGGTGGCATCGGCAGCGGCCAGCAGATCGCCGCGGCGCTGGCGCTCGGCGCACAGGGCGCGTGGACCGGTTCACAGTGGGTGATGGTCGAGGAGAGCGAACACTCCGAGCAGCAGCACGCCGCCTACGCCAAGGCCAGCAGCAAGGACACCGTGCGCAGCCGGTCGTTCACCGGCAAGCCGGCGCGGATGCTGCGCAACGACTGGACCGAGGCGTGGGAGAAGGAAGGCAACCCGAAGCCGCTCGGAATGCCGTTGCAGTACATGGTTTCCGGCATGGCGGTGGCGGCCACGCACAAGTACCCCAACGAGAGCGTCGACGTCGCGTTCAACCCCGTCGGCCAGGTGGTCGGCCAGTTCACGAAGGTCGAGAAGACCGCCGCGGTGATCGAGCGCTGGGTGCAGGAGTACCTGGAGGCCACCGGCCGGCTCGAGGAACTGAACGAAGCCGCGTCCGTGTGA
- a CDS encoding competence/damage-inducible protein A, with amino-acid sequence MGVRAGIVVTGTEVLTGRVQDLNGPWLADRLLELGVELAHITICGDRPEDIEAQLNFLAAQGVDLIVTSGGLGPTADDMTVAVVAKFCGRELVLDEPLEERIAEILRSFMGRFPGADFEAVRAANRKQALVPAGDGVEILDPVGTAPGVVVTRAGGVPTVIVLPGPPRELRPMWSRAIETATAQRAIAGRTVYRQDTIRMFGLPESGLAETLREAETLVTGFAGLEITTCLRRGELEIVTRYEPGAAESYRQLAALLRERHPHDVFSEDGALVDDQVAQLLSGRTIATAESCTAGLLAARLADRPGSSAYLAGGVVSYSNEAKADLLGVDPALIATHGAVSEPVAEAMAAGALRRFGADVAVGITGIAGPGGGSDEKPVGTVCFSVGLADGAYHTRTFHLPGNRADVRERSTTVAMHMLRRVLSGQPATV; translated from the coding sequence ATGGGCGTGCGTGCGGGCATCGTGGTGACCGGAACCGAAGTTCTCACCGGCCGGGTCCAGGACCTCAACGGTCCGTGGCTGGCGGATCGGCTGCTCGAACTCGGTGTGGAACTCGCGCACATCACCATCTGCGGTGACCGGCCCGAGGACATCGAGGCCCAACTGAATTTCCTTGCCGCACAAGGTGTCGACCTGATCGTCACCAGCGGTGGCCTCGGGCCGACGGCCGACGACATGACCGTCGCCGTCGTGGCCAAGTTCTGCGGCCGCGAGCTGGTGCTCGACGAGCCGCTCGAGGAGCGCATCGCCGAGATTCTGCGGTCCTTCATGGGCCGCTTCCCGGGCGCGGATTTCGAGGCGGTGCGGGCCGCCAACCGTAAGCAGGCACTGGTCCCCGCGGGCGACGGCGTCGAGATCCTCGACCCCGTCGGCACGGCGCCGGGCGTCGTGGTCACCCGGGCCGGCGGCGTGCCGACGGTGATCGTGCTCCCCGGGCCGCCCCGCGAGCTGCGGCCGATGTGGAGCCGCGCCATCGAGACGGCGACAGCGCAACGGGCGATCGCCGGCCGCACGGTCTACCGGCAGGACACCATCCGGATGTTCGGGCTGCCCGAGTCGGGGCTGGCCGAGACCCTGCGGGAAGCGGAAACGCTCGTCACCGGTTTCGCGGGGCTGGAGATCACGACGTGTCTGCGGCGCGGCGAGTTGGAGATCGTCACCCGCTACGAACCCGGCGCCGCCGAGAGCTACCGGCAACTGGCCGCGCTGCTGCGTGAGCGTCATCCGCACGACGTCTTCTCCGAGGACGGCGCACTGGTCGATGATCAAGTGGCGCAACTGCTTTCGGGTCGCACCATCGCAACGGCCGAGTCGTGCACGGCAGGGCTGCTGGCGGCGCGGCTGGCCGACCGGCCCGGCTCCTCGGCCTACCTGGCCGGTGGCGTGGTGTCGTACTCCAACGAGGCCAAGGCCGACCTGCTCGGCGTCGACCCCGCATTGATCGCAACCCACGGTGCGGTGTCCGAGCCGGTTGCCGAGGCCATGGCGGCCGGGGCGCTGCGGCGGTTCGGCGCCGACGTCGCCGTGGGCATCACCGGTATCGCCGGTCCCGGCGGCGGTAGCGACGAAAAGCCGGTCGGCACAGTGTGTTTCAGTGTCGGTCTGGCCGACGGCGCGTACCACACGCGGACCTTTCACCTGCCCGGCAACCGGGCCGACGTCCGGGAGCGGTCCACGACCGTCGCAATGCACATGCTGCGCCGCGTCCTCAGCGGTCAGCCCGCGACGGTCTGA
- a CDS encoding TerC family protein, with amino-acid sequence MNVSTLEWSITLGVTIAVLLFDVVVIGRRPHEPTNRETAGYLALYIGLAVAFGIWVWQFHGGEYGVEYFAGWLTEYSLSVDNLFIFLIIMASFKVPRVLQQEVLLIGIILALIFRGIFIALGAVAISQFSWIFYLFGAFLVYTAIKLARDTEHDDDAENSMVRFARKYLKASDQWDGSKLHTVVNGKRVLTPMILVIIALGTTDLLFALDSIPAIYGLTQEPYLVFTANVFALMGLRQLYFLLGDMLKRLVYLSQGLAFILAFIGVKLVLHALHENTLPFINGGEPVHVPQIPTLLSLAVIIVTLVITTVASLWKTRVDSKAG; translated from the coding sequence ATGAATGTTTCAACACTGGAATGGTCCATCACCCTCGGGGTGACGATCGCCGTACTGCTCTTCGACGTGGTGGTGATCGGCCGCCGCCCACATGAACCCACCAACCGCGAAACCGCCGGCTACCTGGCGCTCTACATCGGCCTCGCCGTCGCCTTCGGCATCTGGGTATGGCAGTTCCACGGCGGCGAATACGGCGTCGAGTACTTCGCGGGCTGGCTCACCGAATACAGCCTGTCGGTCGACAACCTGTTCATCTTCCTGATCATCATGGCCAGCTTCAAGGTGCCGCGGGTCCTGCAGCAGGAGGTGCTGCTGATAGGCATCATCCTGGCGCTGATCTTCCGCGGCATCTTCATTGCCCTTGGCGCCGTTGCCATTTCGCAGTTCTCGTGGATCTTCTACCTGTTCGGCGCGTTCCTGGTGTACACCGCGATCAAGCTGGCCCGCGACACCGAGCACGACGACGACGCCGAGAACTCGATGGTGCGGTTCGCCCGCAAATACCTCAAGGCCTCGGACCAGTGGGACGGCAGCAAGCTGCACACCGTGGTGAACGGCAAGCGGGTGCTGACCCCGATGATCCTCGTCATCATCGCGCTGGGCACCACGGACCTGCTGTTCGCGCTCGACTCGATCCCGGCGATCTACGGCCTCACGCAGGAGCCGTACCTCGTGTTCACCGCCAACGTCTTCGCACTGATGGGTCTGCGCCAGCTGTACTTCCTGCTCGGCGACATGCTCAAGCGGCTGGTCTACCTGTCACAGGGCCTGGCCTTCATCCTCGCGTTCATCGGCGTCAAGCTGGTCCTGCACGCGCTGCACGAGAACACGCTGCCGTTCATCAACGGCGGCGAGCCCGTGCACGTACCGCAGATTCCCACGCTGCTGTCGCTGGCGGTCATCATTGTCACGCTCGTCATCACGACGGTGGCGAGCCTGTGGAAGACCCGCGTGGACAGCAAGGCCGGGTGA
- a CDS encoding alpha/beta fold hydrolase, giving the protein MVMSIDRPKLEGNIAVGEDRQIGFAEFGNPQGRAVFWLHGTPGARRQIPTEARSFAARKNIRLIGIDRPGIGSSTPHQYENVLGFTDDLRTIADTLGINRFAVIGLSGGGPYTLATAAAMPDRVVMAAVLGGVAPLIGEDGISSGLMELAKVVRPILEVADTPIRWVAGSLIKLIGPFGSPALDLYARISPDGDRNLLSRPEFKAMFLDDLLNGSRKQLAAPFADIVVFARDWGFRLEDIKVPVRWWHGDADHIVPYAHGQHAVARIADAEMYTLPGESHLAGLGVPEDILTKILEVWDAADLAAQ; this is encoded by the coding sequence ATGGTCATGTCGATCGATCGCCCGAAGCTGGAAGGCAACATCGCCGTCGGCGAGGACCGCCAGATCGGTTTCGCCGAGTTCGGGAACCCGCAGGGACGGGCGGTGTTCTGGCTGCACGGGACGCCCGGCGCGCGCCGGCAGATCCCGACCGAGGCCCGCAGCTTCGCCGCCCGCAAGAACATCCGGCTGATCGGCATCGACCGCCCCGGCATCGGTTCCTCGACGCCGCATCAGTACGAGAACGTGCTCGGGTTCACCGACGATCTGCGGACCATCGCCGACACCCTCGGCATCAACCGGTTCGCGGTGATCGGCCTGTCCGGCGGCGGTCCCTACACGCTGGCCACCGCGGCCGCCATGCCCGACCGGGTGGTGATGGCCGCGGTGCTCGGCGGCGTCGCGCCGTTGATCGGCGAGGACGGCATCAGCAGCGGGCTGATGGAGCTGGCCAAGGTCGTCCGGCCGATCCTCGAGGTCGCCGACACCCCCATCCGCTGGGTGGCCGGCTCACTGATCAAACTGATCGGGCCGTTCGGCTCCCCCGCCCTGGACCTGTATGCCCGCATCTCCCCCGACGGCGACCGGAACCTGCTGAGCCGCCCGGAGTTCAAGGCGATGTTCCTCGACGACCTGCTCAACGGCAGTCGCAAGCAGCTCGCCGCACCTTTCGCCGACATCGTCGTGTTCGCCCGTGACTGGGGCTTCCGGCTCGAGGACATCAAGGTGCCGGTGCGCTGGTGGCACGGCGATGCCGACCACATCGTGCCCTACGCCCACGGCCAGCACGCGGTGGCGCGCATCGCCGACGCCGAGATGTACACGCTGCCGGGCGAGAGTCACCTCGCGGGTCTCGGTGTGCCCGAGGACATCCTGACCAAGATTCTCGAGGTCTGGGACGCCGCCGACCTGGCCGCGCAGTAG
- a CDS encoding glycoside hydrolase family 2 protein, giving the protein MSLVLLFACTGDLPRLLRPMSAAAEVELAQGWQLSSAQGMVATGAQLSLDGFPAAGPGWHQVRHMPATVLETLQDDGTYPDLYYGDNLLTKVPQDLYKQDWWYRTTFVAPAGHSTYRLNFPGINYRAEIWLNGHQVADSKQVAGMYVDHTLDVSKWIDRGRTNTLAVKVTPERALQDVDGVELADSWFDWINWNYLGYQGPGKNPANGNSFVADRNAGILKPVTLKMSGDVAITDATVNSQLPLPRTDSAQLSVRSGLTNYSDQRVNGVVRATISRAGKADIDIERPVSLAPGESRDVTFSPGDYEALRVSHPDLWWPYTMGRPDLYDLRIHFLQYGQATDELKQRFGIRSIEQGRDGSEEFPQLGSGGNFYLKVNGRDFLARGATYTPDLLYRDDPDRDNAILRYVKDLGLNMIRMESKIPGARFIERADELGIPLMVGWMCCNQWEKWPQWGQEDHRVAQDSLRSQITMLRSHASAFVWANASDGHPPADILEQYHEILRKLHWQNAVVDTVSSYTTDSSGNRLWDGIQMAGPYTWRPPAYWFDGAYAAARGASAEQGDNEHIPPFASLRKFIPPDKLWPINDMWYFHAGSNPGNEALASIRNAVVQRYGSSSGAEEFTRKAQLAHYEATRAQFESFAALGWADRKMTIYWMLNNHWPSFFGNIFDYYLRPGGAYYGAKKGLQPLSVTFDSYATGDHSTAKVSITNQSPENAVGLRVRTRIYDINGNVRDDRTSDPYDVVSGAAAVAMTLPREVPDSRVFFVRCELLNPVGEVIADNDYWQSQQDDIGDPRKDVAFELHQTAWADMTPLNYMTKARLDVSAAGSVNGDGQQVVDITLRNPTKQVAFFERAELTTAPDADEILPIEYSDNYVTVYPGETAHVRGLVPKPGVNAGWVRVGGYNTAPVTVPVTGSNRPADSAEAASRAAIADPGLAEPAPRPAAPDAVPRVPRPGA; this is encoded by the coding sequence ATGTCTCTGGTGCTGCTGTTCGCGTGCACCGGCGATCTGCCGCGCCTGCTGAGGCCCATGAGCGCAGCTGCCGAAGTGGAGCTCGCGCAAGGCTGGCAGCTGTCGTCCGCACAGGGCATGGTGGCCACCGGCGCGCAACTCAGCCTCGACGGATTCCCGGCCGCCGGGCCCGGCTGGCACCAGGTGCGGCACATGCCCGCGACGGTGCTCGAGACACTGCAGGACGACGGCACCTACCCGGACCTCTACTACGGCGACAACCTGCTGACCAAGGTGCCGCAGGACCTGTACAAGCAGGACTGGTGGTACCGCACCACCTTCGTCGCACCGGCGGGGCACTCGACGTACCGGCTCAACTTTCCCGGCATCAACTACCGGGCCGAGATCTGGCTCAACGGGCATCAGGTCGCCGACAGCAAGCAGGTCGCGGGCATGTACGTCGACCACACCCTCGACGTGTCGAAGTGGATCGACCGCGGCCGCACCAACACCCTCGCCGTCAAGGTGACCCCGGAGCGCGCGCTGCAGGACGTCGACGGCGTGGAGCTGGCCGACAGCTGGTTCGACTGGATCAACTGGAACTACCTCGGCTATCAGGGCCCCGGTAAGAACCCGGCCAACGGCAACTCGTTCGTGGCGGACCGCAACGCCGGCATCCTCAAGCCCGTCACCCTGAAGATGTCCGGCGACGTGGCGATCACCGACGCGACCGTGAACAGCCAGCTGCCGTTGCCGCGCACCGACAGCGCCCAGCTGAGCGTCCGGTCGGGCCTGACCAACTACTCCGACCAGCGCGTCAACGGCGTCGTCCGGGCAACCATCAGCCGCGCCGGCAAGGCCGACATCGACATCGAACGGCCGGTGTCGCTCGCGCCGGGGGAGAGCCGCGACGTCACGTTCAGCCCCGGCGACTATGAGGCGCTGCGCGTCTCCCATCCGGACCTGTGGTGGCCGTACACCATGGGCAGGCCCGACCTGTACGACCTGCGGATCCACTTCCTGCAGTACGGGCAGGCCACCGACGAGCTGAAGCAGCGCTTCGGCATCCGGTCCATCGAGCAGGGCCGCGACGGCAGCGAGGAGTTCCCGCAACTGGGCTCCGGCGGCAACTTCTACCTCAAGGTCAACGGCCGCGACTTCCTGGCGCGCGGCGCCACCTACACCCCCGATCTGCTGTACCGCGACGATCCCGACCGCGACAATGCGATCCTGCGCTACGTCAAGGATCTGGGTCTGAACATGATCCGGATGGAATCGAAGATTCCCGGCGCCCGTTTCATCGAGCGGGCCGACGAACTGGGCATCCCGCTCATGGTGGGCTGGATGTGCTGTAACCAGTGGGAGAAGTGGCCGCAGTGGGGCCAGGAAGACCACCGGGTCGCGCAGGACAGCCTGCGCTCGCAGATCACGATGTTGCGATCGCACGCGTCGGCGTTCGTCTGGGCCAATGCCAGCGACGGGCACCCGCCCGCCGACATCCTCGAGCAGTACCACGAGATTCTGCGAAAGCTGCACTGGCAGAACGCCGTTGTCGACACCGTGTCGTCCTACACGACCGATTCGTCGGGCAACCGCCTGTGGGACGGCATCCAGATGGCCGGCCCGTACACGTGGCGGCCGCCCGCGTACTGGTTCGACGGTGCGTACGCCGCCGCCCGCGGCGCGTCGGCCGAACAGGGCGACAACGAGCACATCCCGCCGTTCGCGAGCCTGCGCAAGTTCATCCCGCCGGACAAGCTCTGGCCCATCAACGACATGTGGTACTTCCACGCCGGTTCCAACCCCGGCAACGAGGCCCTCGCGAGCATCCGCAACGCCGTCGTGCAGCGCTACGGATCCTCCAGTGGCGCCGAGGAATTCACGCGCAAGGCGCAGCTGGCCCACTACGAGGCGACGCGGGCCCAGTTCGAGTCGTTCGCCGCCCTGGGCTGGGCGGACCGCAAGATGACGATCTACTGGATGCTCAACAACCACTGGCCGTCGTTCTTCGGCAACATCTTCGACTACTACCTGCGGCCCGGCGGTGCGTACTACGGCGCGAAGAAGGGCCTGCAGCCGCTGTCGGTGACGTTCGATTCGTATGCGACCGGCGACCACAGCACCGCCAAGGTCAGCATCACCAACCAGAGCCCGGAGAACGCCGTCGGCCTCCGGGTGCGCACCCGCATCTACGACATCAACGGGAACGTGCGTGACGACCGCACCAGCGACCCGTACGACGTCGTCTCCGGTGCCGCTGCCGTGGCGATGACGCTGCCGCGCGAAGTGCCGGACTCGCGCGTGTTCTTCGTGCGGTGCGAGCTGCTGAACCCGGTCGGTGAAGTCATCGCGGACAACGACTACTGGCAGTCGCAGCAGGACGACATCGGAGATCCCCGCAAGGACGTCGCCTTCGAGCTGCACCAGACCGCGTGGGCGGACATGACGCCGCTGAACTACATGACGAAGGCCCGCCTGGACGTCAGCGCGGCCGGTTCGGTGAACGGTGACGGCCAGCAGGTCGTCGACATCACGCTGCGCAACCCGACCAAGCAGGTCGCGTTCTTCGAGCGGGCCGAGCTGACCACCGCCCCGGATGCCGACGAAATCCTGCCCATCGAGTACAGCGACAACTACGTCACGGTGTATCCGGGGGAGACCGCGCACGTGCGGGGCCTGGTGCCCAAACCCGGTGTGAACGCGGGCTGGGTTCGGGTCGGTGGCTACAACACGGCGCCGGTGACGGTCCCGGTGACGGGCAGCAACCGGCCGGCGGACTCGGCGGAGGCGGCCTCCCGCGCCGCGATCGCCGACCCTGGCCTGGCGGAGCCCGCCCCCCGGCCTGCGGCGCCCGACGCGGTACCGCGGGTCCCGAGGCCGGGCGCATAG
- a CDS encoding glucose 1-dehydrogenase, producing the protein MGRVDGKVALITGGARGMGAAHARMLVGEGAKVVIGDILDEPGEALAAELGDAARYVHLDVTDAEQWAAAVATATEQFGLLNVLVNNAGISALGKIGEFDMAKWQKCIDVNLTGTFLGMQAVVAPMREAGSGSIINISSIEGMRGATLLHAYVASKWAVRGLTKSAAIDLGKDKIRVNTVLPGFIRTPMTKYFPDDMMIAPLGRPGQSDEVATFVVFLASDESSFATGSEFVVDGGLTTDVPHKF; encoded by the coding sequence ATGGGACGCGTGGACGGAAAAGTTGCACTGATCACTGGCGGCGCTCGGGGGATGGGCGCGGCGCACGCCCGGATGCTGGTCGGCGAGGGTGCCAAGGTCGTCATCGGCGACATCCTCGATGAGCCGGGCGAGGCGCTGGCCGCCGAACTCGGGGACGCCGCCCGCTACGTCCACCTCGACGTCACCGACGCCGAGCAGTGGGCGGCCGCGGTCGCCACGGCCACCGAACAGTTCGGCCTGCTCAACGTGCTGGTCAACAACGCCGGCATCAGTGCCCTCGGCAAGATCGGCGAGTTCGACATGGCCAAGTGGCAGAAGTGCATCGACGTCAACCTCACCGGCACCTTCCTGGGCATGCAGGCCGTGGTCGCGCCGATGCGGGAGGCCGGCAGCGGCTCGATCATCAACATCTCGTCCATCGAGGGCATGCGCGGCGCGACGCTGCTGCATGCATACGTCGCGTCCAAGTGGGCGGTGCGCGGGCTGACCAAATCGGCGGCCATCGACCTGGGCAAGGACAAGATCCGCGTCAACACGGTGCTGCCGGGCTTCATCCGCACGCCGATGACGAAGTACTTTCCCGACGACATGATGATCGCGCCGCTGGGCCGTCCCGGGCAGTCCGATGAGGTAGCGACCTTTGTGGTGTTCCTGGCCAGCGACGAATCGTCGTTTGCCACCGGCAGCGAGTTCGTCGTCGACGGCGGTCTGACGACCGACGTGCCACACAAGTTCTGA
- a CDS encoding amidase: MDDAVGQAQLVASGAVSSVELLEAAITRLESARPLNAVVTDLFDRGREQARRLDESGALRTGTAGPLAGVPFLLKDLGASLAGAPEAMGSRALRSHVADQTAWIVQRYLDAGLVIFGKTNTPEWGNHCTTEPSLFGPTVNPWSPEVTPGGSSGGSAAAVAAGIVPAASGGDGTGSIRVPASCCGVVGLKPRRARTSFAPSAGHGLEGLVNEHALTRTVRDCAALLDAVTGSAPGDPYSAPRPAQPFLDAIAQAPAAQRIAIAVDSPFPGPGTDPQVAAAVEATGALLAGLGHHVEPSAPSIDPDVVADAVAVLHRVSNVQLHELAAAHLGRPPREDEFEPSTWMMIREGFATTGLAYAEAIAAVHDQTRRFAAGMAGHDVLLVPTLLSGPPPYGLLDQPRGSTREFFDVEFATTGWTSLANVTGWAAISLPLGRTADGLPIGVQLMAPDETILLQLARQLEQAVPWADHYPRP, from the coding sequence ATGGACGATGCCGTCGGGCAGGCGCAGCTGGTGGCCAGCGGCGCGGTGAGCAGCGTCGAGCTGCTGGAAGCCGCGATCACCCGGCTCGAATCGGCGCGCCCGCTCAACGCCGTGGTCACCGATCTGTTCGACCGCGGCCGCGAACAGGCCCGCCGGCTCGATGAGTCCGGCGCGCTGCGCACCGGCACGGCCGGACCGCTGGCCGGGGTGCCGTTCCTGCTCAAGGACCTCGGGGCGTCGCTGGCCGGCGCCCCGGAGGCCATGGGGTCACGGGCGCTGCGCAGCCATGTCGCCGACCAGACTGCCTGGATCGTGCAGCGGTATCTCGACGCCGGGCTGGTGATCTTCGGCAAGACCAACACCCCGGAATGGGGCAACCACTGCACCACCGAACCGTCCCTGTTCGGGCCGACGGTCAATCCGTGGTCACCGGAGGTCACCCCCGGCGGGTCGAGCGGAGGGTCCGCCGCCGCCGTCGCGGCCGGCATCGTGCCCGCCGCCTCCGGTGGCGACGGCACCGGCTCGATCCGGGTGCCGGCATCGTGTTGCGGCGTCGTCGGCCTCAAACCGCGCCGCGCCCGTACCTCGTTCGCGCCGAGCGCCGGGCACGGGTTGGAGGGGCTGGTCAACGAGCATGCCCTCACCCGCACCGTCCGCGACTGCGCGGCGCTGCTCGATGCCGTCACCGGTAGCGCACCGGGCGACCCGTACTCGGCTCCCCGGCCCGCCCAGCCGTTCCTCGACGCCATCGCGCAGGCCCCGGCGGCGCAACGCATCGCCATCGCGGTGGATTCGCCGTTCCCGGGGCCGGGCACCGACCCGCAGGTCGCCGCCGCCGTCGAGGCCACCGGCGCGCTGCTGGCGGGCCTGGGCCACCACGTCGAGCCGTCGGCGCCGAGCATCGATCCAGACGTTGTCGCCGACGCCGTCGCGGTGCTGCACCGCGTCAGCAACGTCCAACTGCATGAGCTGGCCGCGGCGCACCTGGGCCGCCCGCCCCGCGAGGACGAGTTCGAACCGAGCACCTGGATGATGATCCGCGAGGGATTCGCCACCACGGGCCTGGCCTACGCCGAGGCCATCGCGGCCGTCCACGACCAGACCCGGCGGTTCGCTGCCGGCATGGCCGGCCACGACGTCCTGCTGGTGCCGACACTGCTGTCCGGACCGCCGCCGTACGGCCTGCTCGATCAGCCCCGCGGCAGCACCCGGGAATTCTTCGACGTCGAATTCGCCACCACCGGCTGGACGTCGCTGGCCAACGTGACGGGCTGGGCCGCCATTTCCCTGCCGCTGGGCCGCACCGCGGACGGACTGCCCATCGGCGTCCAGCTGATGGCGCCGGACGAGACCATCCTGCTGCAACTGGCCCGGCAGCTGGAGCAGGCCGTACCCTGGGCCGACCACTACCCGCGCCCCTGA